Proteins encoded in a region of the Sugiyamaella lignohabitans strain CBS 10342 chromosome B, complete sequence genome:
- the VMA6 gene encoding H(+)-transporting V0 sector ATPase subunit d (Subunit d of the V0 integral membrane domain of V-ATPase; part of the electrogenic proton pump found in the endomembrane system; required for V1 domain assembly on the vacuolar membrane; the V0 integral membrane domain of vacuolar H+-ATPase (V-ATPase) has five subunits; GO_component: GO:0000329 - fungal-type vacuole membrane [Evidence IDA] [PMID 8509410]; GO_component: GO:0016021 - integral component of membrane [Evidence ISM] [PMID 12192589]; GO_component: GO:0016020 - membrane [Evidence IEA]; GO_component: GO:0033179 - proton-transporting V-type ATPase, V0 domain [Evidence IEA]; GO_component: GO:0005774 - vacuolar membrane [Evidence IEA]; GO_component: GO:0000220 - vacuolar proton-transporting V-type ATPase, V0 domain [Evidence TAS] [PMID 10224039]; GO_component: GO:0000220 - vacuolar proton-transporting V-type ATPase, V0 domain [Evidence TAS] [PMID 9442887]; GO_component: GO:0005773 - vacuole [Evidence IEA]; GO_function: GO:0015078 - hydrogen ion transmembrane transporter activity [Evidence IEA]; GO_function: GO:0046961 - proton-transporting ATPase activity, rotational mechanism [Evidence IDA,IMP] [PMID 8509410]; GO_process: GO:0015991 - ATP hydrolysis coupled proton transport [Evidence IEA]; GO_process: GO:0006811 - ion transport [Evidence IEA]; GO_process: GO:0015992 - proton transport [Evidence IEA]; GO_process: GO:0006810 - transport [Evidence IEA]; GO_process: GO:0007035 - vacuolar acidification [Evidence TAS] [PMID 10224039]; GO_process: GO:0007035 - vacuolar acidification [Evidence TAS] [PMID 9442887]; GO_process: GO:0007034 - vacuolar transport [Evidence IDA,IMP] [PMID 8509410]) → MAKFLDYITYGYMIDNVALLITGTVHERDKSEILERCHPLGWFDTLPALSVATDVESLYDTVLVDTPLAPYFKGVLSADELDDLNIEIIRNKLYGAYLKDFHEFVQTLPSPSDEIMSRLLNFEADRRAINISLNSIGTELTKEERASLLPEFGTLYPAATESLSRADDVEQVRNAVETYGGDAFTNLFDNSSHKSIEDHFYQREMELCKAAFTQQFTYSTIWAWIKTREQEIRNITWIAECIAQNQKERISNYISVF, encoded by the coding sequence ATGGCCAAATTCCTCGATTATATCACTTATGGATATATGATTGACAATGTAGCCCTGTTGATCACAGGTACTGTTCATGAACGTGATAAGAGTGAGATTTTGGAGAGATGTCACCCTCTGGGTTGGTTTGATACATTGCCTGCTCTGTCAGTGGCAACTGATGTAGAAAGTTTGTACGATACTGTTCTTGTGGATACGCCATTAGCTCCCTACTTCAAGGGAGTGTTATCAGCGGACGAGCTCGACGATTTGAACATTGAAATCATTCGTAACAAGTTGTACGGGGCTTACTTGAAAGATTTCCATGAGTTTGTTCAGACTTTGCCGTCGCCATCTGACGAGATCATGAGCCGACTCCTCAACTTCGAGGCAGACCGCCGAGCTATCAACATCAGTCTCAACTCGATCGGAACCGAGCTGACCAAAGAAGAACGTGCATCTCTGTTACCCGAGTTCGGCACTCTATATCCAGCAGCCACCGAGTCACTGTCACGAGCCGACGACGTCGAGCAGGTCCGCAATGCCGTCGAGACCTACGGCGGCGATGCGTTCACCAACCTGTTTGACAACTCGTCACACAAATCGATCGAAGACCATTTCTACCAACGCGAGATGGAGCTCTGCAAAGCAGCCTTCACCCAACAATTCACCTACTCCACCATCTGGGCCTGGATCAAGACCCGCGAGCAGGAAATCCGGAACATCACCTGGATCGCAGAGTGCATTGCCCAAAACCAGAAAGAACGCATCTCCAACTACATCTCCGTTTTCTAA